A genome region from Deinococcus sp. KNUC1210 includes the following:
- a CDS encoding DUF512 domain-containing protein, with the protein MTATQLVQQPEVYPAPVKSVEPGSPAERAGVRPGDLLLRVNGEPVTDVLAYRHALQSAPEGRATLQMSRPEQQNPAPFLPGFVAQDHHTTRLDTQALTYTFQVEWEDPGLDFEEVLFDGIRKCANKCDFCYVHQMPRGFRKSLYVMDDDYRLSFLYGSFVTLTNLTETDVQRILNENLSPLYVSVHTSNQDLRQDMMKWWKLKVKDPAVTRIQDMLERLESIDLYTQIVLLPGRNDGEHLDETLDYLTSRPNVISSAVVPIGLTDHRKNLAEMRPYTRDEARDVLRRVNVWRGKMLKERGTRFVFPSDEFYLLAGEPLPAEEEYEGFPMLENGVGMIRDFLIEPLPPLPAALPAPLHVILGTGLLFAESLDLAVEPLRAIEGLTLEVRAVENKTFGKVTTVAGLLTGRCFRHAVVQGEADVLIVPPTTLRYGTELMLDNMSLTELSQDLRMDVRAGGSTLGELARVILQNAASSGPQFGMSAHAVKDTSPKDEPGRSHA; encoded by the coding sequence ATGACGGCCACCCAACTTGTGCAGCAGCCAGAAGTCTATCCCGCGCCGGTCAAGAGCGTGGAGCCGGGCAGTCCCGCCGAGCGTGCGGGAGTGCGCCCCGGTGATCTGCTGCTGCGTGTCAACGGCGAGCCTGTCACCGACGTGCTGGCCTACCGCCACGCGCTTCAGAGCGCTCCGGAGGGGAGAGCCACCCTTCAGATGTCGCGCCCCGAGCAGCAGAATCCGGCCCCGTTCCTGCCGGGCTTCGTGGCGCAGGACCATCACACCACCCGGCTCGACACCCAGGCCCTCACGTATACCTTTCAGGTCGAGTGGGAAGATCCTGGCCTCGACTTCGAAGAGGTGTTGTTCGACGGCATTCGCAAGTGTGCCAACAAATGCGATTTCTGCTACGTCCATCAGATGCCGCGCGGCTTTCGCAAGAGCCTGTACGTGATGGACGACGATTACCGCCTGTCGTTTCTGTACGGCAGCTTCGTCACGCTCACCAATCTGACCGAAACCGACGTGCAGCGCATCCTGAACGAGAACCTGTCGCCGCTGTACGTGTCGGTGCATACCAGCAACCAGGATCTGCGTCAGGACATGATGAAGTGGTGGAAGCTGAAGGTCAAAGACCCCGCCGTGACGCGCATTCAGGACATGCTGGAGCGGCTGGAGAGTATCGACCTGTATACCCAGATCGTGCTGCTGCCGGGCCGCAACGACGGCGAGCATCTCGACGAAACGCTCGATTACCTGACCTCGCGCCCCAACGTCATCAGCTCGGCGGTGGTGCCCATCGGCCTCACCGACCACCGCAAGAATCTGGCCGAGATGCGCCCCTACACGCGTGACGAAGCCCGCGACGTGCTGCGGCGCGTGAACGTGTGGCGCGGCAAGATGCTGAAGGAGCGCGGCACCCGCTTCGTCTTTCCCAGCGACGAGTTCTATCTGCTGGCGGGCGAACCGCTGCCTGCCGAGGAAGAATACGAGGGCTTTCCGATGCTGGAAAACGGCGTGGGCATGATCCGCGACTTCCTGATAGAACCGCTGCCGCCGCTTCCCGCCGCGCTGCCTGCCCCGCTGCACGTGATTCTGGGCACGGGTCTGCTGTTTGCCGAGTCGCTCGATCTGGCAGTCGAGCCGCTGCGGGCCATCGAGGGCCTGACGCTGGAGGTGCGGGCCGTCGAGAACAAGACCTTCGGCAAGGTCACGACGGTGGCGGGTCTGCTGACCGGGCGCTGCTTCCGGCATGCCGTCGTGCAGGGCGAGGCCGATGTGCTGATCGTGCCGCCCACGACCCTGCGCTACGGCACCGAACTGATGCTCGACAACATGAGCCTGACCGAACTGAGCCAGGATCTGCGAATGGACGTGCGGGCAGGCGGTAGCACCCTGGGCGAACTCGCCCGCGTGATCCTTCAGAACGCCGCCAGCAGTGGCCCGCAGTTCGGAATGAGCGCCCACGCGGTCAAGGACACCTCTCCCAAGGACGAGCCGGGCCGCAGCCACGCCTGA
- the mscL gene encoding large conductance mechanosensitive channel protein MscL, protein MLKGFRDFVLRGNVVDLAVGVVIGAAFGAVVTAFTKAFLDPLIKLITGGAKVGGAFSISGVVFDYGSFLTALITFVLTAAVVYFVVVVPMNAANERLKRSEKPPVAEPSNEEKLLAEIRDALKSR, encoded by the coding sequence ATGCTAAAAGGATTTCGGGACTTCGTACTGCGCGGCAATGTGGTCGATCTGGCAGTCGGCGTGGTGATCGGAGCGGCCTTCGGGGCCGTGGTGACGGCGTTTACCAAGGCCTTTCTCGATCCGCTGATCAAGCTGATCACGGGTGGTGCCAAGGTAGGCGGCGCCTTCAGTATCAGCGGTGTGGTCTTCGATTACGGCAGTTTCCTGACAGCGCTCATCACCTTCGTGCTGACGGCGGCGGTGGTGTATTTCGTGGTGGTCGTGCCGATGAACGCAGCCAACGAGCGCCTGAAGCGCAGTGAGAAGCCCCCGGTGGCCGAGCCGAGCAACGAGGAAAAGCTGCTGGCCGAGATTCGTGACGCCCTGAAAAGCCGCTGA
- a CDS encoding DinB family protein, whose translation MTQPSSTQAQQYAQRFLMHRAALQDLYAQLPADQGDFRAWEEGMSFIQLADHLSGASQRLLLMAQGQTPGAPLPASATLQEARDRLNAATDAVTQTLGGLDDAALSQIITAFGGRQMPVAAMLDFVIGHEAHHKGQAWLMARMVGIKPPFFMQLPA comes from the coding sequence ATGACCCAGCCTTCCAGCACCCAGGCCCAGCAGTATGCCCAGCGTTTTCTGATGCACCGCGCCGCCCTTCAGGACCTGTACGCGCAGCTTCCAGCCGATCAGGGCGACTTCCGGGCCTGGGAAGAAGGCATGAGTTTCATCCAGCTGGCCGACCATCTGTCGGGAGCCAGTCAGCGGCTGCTGCTGATGGCGCAGGGCCAGACGCCCGGTGCGCCGCTGCCCGCCAGCGCCACACTTCAGGAAGCGCGTGACCGTCTGAACGCCGCCACCGACGCCGTGACGCAGACGCTCGGCGGTCTGGACGACGCGGCCCTCAGCCAGATCATCACCGCGTTCGGTGGACGACAGATGCCGGTGGCGGCGATGCTCGATTTCGTGATCGGGCATGAGGCTCACCACAAGGGGCAGGCATGGCTGATGGCCCGCATGGTCGGTATCAAGCCGCCCTTCTTCATGCAGCTTCCCGCCTGA
- a CDS encoding pitrilysin family protein: MQAASRSVSAPSALSPTHLVTLPNGLTLAAEQRAGPGFAFDLRVPLGSAHDPRGHEGSVSLLEEWLTKGAGTRDARQFQEALDDLGLRRGGGVGAEATRFAVSGLNADLGEALSLCADLVQRPLLPDAEFGVLLDLARQDLEAMQDSPAEELALVARRLAFPAALGGHSAGYAHPSSGTLESLQHIGAADVRALFGRFGAAGSILSVVSAHPCEDVEALVRQSFGNWRTATEAPERVSLIFAPDQTTHLPGDSQQAHLSLYWRGVDPTHPDWLPWHLSLGVLSGGSASRLFSAVREERGLAYSAQIGAQVLNDQGFMSGYAGSTPARAQETLDVMLQEVERLKQGVTDAEFLRARAALVASTVFGAESLRGRVVALTRDLSLFGAVRQPPELRAQIEALTLEDVNGFLERWEPGAPNLVTLGLRP; encoded by the coding sequence GTGCAGGCCGCTTCCCGTTCCGTTTCCGCCCCGAGCGCTTTATCGCCCACCCATCTCGTCACTCTTCCAAATGGCCTGACCCTGGCAGCAGAGCAGCGGGCCGGGCCGGGCTTCGCCTTCGATCTGCGCGTGCCTCTGGGCAGTGCCCACGACCCCAGGGGCCATGAGGGCAGCGTCAGTCTGCTCGAAGAATGGCTTACGAAGGGGGCGGGCACCCGCGACGCCCGCCAGTTTCAGGAAGCGCTCGACGATCTGGGGCTGCGGCGCGGCGGCGGCGTCGGGGCCGAGGCGACGCGCTTTGCCGTCAGTGGCCTGAATGCCGATCTGGGCGAGGCGCTGAGCCTGTGTGCCGATCTGGTACAGCGTCCGCTGCTGCCCGATGCCGAGTTTGGCGTGCTGCTCGATCTGGCGCGGCAGGATCTGGAAGCCATGCAGGACAGCCCCGCCGAGGAACTGGCGTTGGTGGCGCGGCGGCTAGCGTTTCCCGCCGCGCTGGGGGGCCACAGTGCGGGCTACGCCCATCCGTCGAGCGGCACCCTGGAGAGCCTGCAGCACATCGGGGCGGCAGATGTCCGGGCGCTGTTCGGGCGCTTTGGTGCAGCGGGCAGCATTCTCAGCGTGGTGTCGGCGCACCCCTGCGAAGACGTCGAAGCGCTGGTGCGTCAGAGTTTCGGCAACTGGCGAACGGCGACCGAGGCCCCGGAGCGCGTGTCGCTGATCTTTGCGCCGGACCAGACCACCCATCTGCCGGGCGACAGCCAGCAGGCGCATCTGTCGCTGTACTGGCGCGGCGTCGATCCCACCCACCCCGACTGGCTGCCCTGGCATCTGAGTCTGGGGGTGCTGTCGGGCGGCAGTGCCAGTCGGCTGTTCTCGGCGGTGCGCGAGGAACGCGGGCTGGCCTACAGCGCCCAGATCGGCGCACAGGTGCTGAACGACCAGGGATTTATGAGCGGCTACGCGGGCAGCACGCCCGCCCGCGCTCAGGAAACCCTGGACGTGATGTTGCAGGAGGTGGAGCGGCTGAAACAGGGCGTGACCGACGCCGAATTTCTGCGGGCGCGGGCGGCTCTGGTGGCCTCCACGGTCTTCGGGGCCGAGAGCCTGCGCGGGCGGGTGGTGGCCCTGACACGCGACCTGAGCCTGTTCGGGGCCGTGCGCCAGCCGCCAGAGCTGCGGGCTCAGATCGAGGCGCTCACGCTGGAGGATGTCAACGGTTTTCTCGAAAGATGGGAACCGGGGGCACCCAATCTGGTCACGCTGGGGCTGCGGCCATGA
- a CDS encoding pitrilysin family protein, with protein MSAPTPNAPTLHTLSSGLRVLLAPDEQAQTVAMGYFVRTGARDEHRSEMGASHFLEHLMFKGSEEVSSAELNARLDALSGSANAFTSDEATVYHAASLPEQAAELLDTLSVLMRPALRSAETETERGVILEEIAMYADQPESRVFDALRSSYWGEHALGHQVLGTGQTVAALTPEVLRRNFEERYGTPSITLVVCGQFVAAAVLEQAKRLSADWPRTPFERRLAPHTPTAGLRVLPDAALSRVHVALAMPGIPVGHPLREAAAVLSEIVGGENGRLYWALLDTGLADGADLGHAEYQETGVFEGGFSCDPARAGAALEVFRSTLRAVQTQGVTAAEVRRAARKLAVSTLLRAETPQGQLFGLGMEFLALGRVVEVGEAVERVANVTPDDVAALLALRPFDLQVTVALGQPDALEALAQPG; from the coding sequence ATGAGTGCCCCGACCCCGAATGCGCCGACCCTGCACACCTTGTCCAGCGGTCTGCGGGTGCTGCTGGCCCCCGACGAGCAGGCCCAGACGGTGGCGATGGGCTATTTCGTGCGGACCGGAGCGCGGGACGAGCACCGGAGCGAGATGGGCGCGTCTCATTTCCTGGAACACCTGATGTTCAAGGGCAGCGAAGAGGTGTCTTCGGCAGAGCTGAACGCCCGGCTGGACGCACTCAGTGGCAGCGCCAACGCCTTCACCAGCGACGAGGCCACGGTGTACCACGCCGCCAGCCTGCCGGAACAGGCCGCCGAGCTGCTCGACACGCTCTCGGTGCTGATGCGGCCCGCCCTGCGGAGTGCAGAAACCGAGACCGAGCGCGGCGTGATTCTCGAAGAGATCGCCATGTACGCCGATCAGCCGGAATCGCGGGTCTTCGACGCGCTGCGTTCGAGTTACTGGGGCGAGCATGCGCTGGGCCATCAGGTGCTGGGCACCGGGCAGACCGTCGCGGCCCTGACGCCCGAGGTGCTGCGCCGCAACTTCGAGGAGCGCTACGGCACACCGTCCATCACGCTGGTCGTCTGTGGACAGTTCGTGGCGGCAGCGGTCCTGGAGCAGGCCAAGCGCCTGAGTGCCGACTGGCCGCGCACGCCGTTCGAGCGCCGTCTCGCGCCGCACACGCCCACTGCTGGGCTGCGCGTGCTGCCCGACGCCGCGCTGAGCCGGGTGCATGTGGCCCTCGCCATGCCGGGCATTCCTGTGGGTCATCCACTGCGCGAGGCGGCGGCGGTGCTGTCCGAGATCGTGGGCGGCGAGAACGGGCGGCTGTACTGGGCGCTCCTCGATACCGGGCTGGCCGACGGGGCCGACCTGGGGCACGCCGAGTATCAGGAAACCGGCGTCTTCGAGGGCGGGTTCTCCTGTGATCCGGCGCGGGCGGGAGCGGCTCTGGAGGTGTTCAGAAGCACGCTGCGAGCGGTCCAGACTCAGGGCGTGACGGCTGCCGAGGTGCGCCGGGCGGCCCGGAAGCTGGCGGTCAGCACCCTGCTGCGGGCCGAGACACCCCAGGGCCAGCTGTTCGGGCTGGGGATGGAATTTCTGGCGCTGGGCCGGGTGGTCGAAGTGGGAGAGGCGGTCGAGCGGGTGGCGAACGTGACCCCGGACGATGTGGCGGCACTCCTGGCCCTGCGGCCATTCGATCTTCAGGTCACGGTGGCGCTGGGCCAGCCGGACGCGCTGGAGGCGCTGGCACAGCCGGGCTGA
- a CDS encoding ABC transporter substrate-binding protein — translation MNRAALPLALSALLLTSAALAASVADVEKKGVLVLGTDPTFQPFEYKDASGNIVGFEIDIARAVAADLGVKLQISAVGFGALMPQSVTSGRVDMAISAITITPERAKVVGFSAPYYRSAQVFIVKGGNPKKFAWPASVKGKILGVQANTTGQYAAGDLLKPKGAVLKVYDDFAAGLADVQSGRIDALIGDAPTVTSLKTRLPGQFDQAGKALVAEDYGMVVARGSDLAAAANKTLARLKSSGAYQKLLEKWIVQK, via the coding sequence ATGAACCGCGCTGCGCTGCCCCTTGCTCTGTCGGCCCTGCTCCTGACCTCAGCCGCCCTCGCCGCTTCGGTGGCCGATGTCGAGAAGAAAGGCGTGCTGGTGCTGGGCACCGACCCGACCTTCCAGCCTTTCGAGTACAAGGACGCCAGCGGCAACATCGTCGGCTTCGAGATCGACATTGCGCGGGCCGTTGCCGCCGATCTGGGCGTGAAACTCCAGATCAGCGCGGTGGGCTTCGGCGCACTTATGCCGCAGTCGGTCACGTCGGGACGGGTGGATATGGCGATCAGCGCCATCACCATCACGCCTGAGCGGGCGAAGGTCGTGGGCTTCAGTGCGCCGTATTACCGCTCGGCCCAGGTCTTCATCGTGAAGGGAGGCAATCCGAAGAAGTTCGCGTGGCCTGCCAGCGTGAAGGGAAAAATCCTCGGCGTGCAGGCCAACACCACCGGCCAGTACGCGGCAGGCGACCTGCTGAAACCCAAAGGCGCGGTGCTGAAGGTCTATGACGATTTCGCGGCGGGTCTGGCCGACGTGCAGTCGGGGCGGATCGACGCGCTGATCGGAGACGCGCCCACCGTGACCAGCCTGAAAACGCGCCTGCCCGGTCAGTTCGATCAGGCGGGCAAGGCGCTGGTGGCCGAGGATTATGGCATGGTGGTCGCCCGGGGCAGCGATCTGGCCGCCGCCGCCAACAAGACGCTGGCGCGGCTGAAATCGAGCGGCGCGTATCAGAAGCTGCTGGAGAAGTGGATCGTACAGAAGTAG
- a CDS encoding VOC family protein: MTEPNHRPSGGFNPLVPELAVFDLPRSLEFWCVGLGFQVAYQRPEEGFAYLERDGAQVMLSVVNPKWVAAPYEVPLGRGINFQIGVEHIAPILSALATLGSPLFHAPHEAWHRVGTTELGDLQFTAQDPNGYLIRFSQSLGERPVEL, encoded by the coding sequence ATGACCGAACCGAATCATCGTCCCAGCGGGGGCTTCAATCCCCTGGTGCCAGAGCTGGCCGTCTTCGATCTGCCGCGTTCACTGGAGTTCTGGTGTGTGGGCCTGGGGTTCCAGGTGGCCTATCAGCGCCCCGAAGAGGGGTTCGCCTATCTGGAGCGAGACGGCGCACAGGTCATGCTGTCGGTGGTCAATCCGAAGTGGGTGGCCGCGCCATATGAGGTGCCGCTGGGCCGGGGCATCAATTTTCAGATCGGCGTGGAGCACATCGCGCCGATTCTGAGCGCCCTCGCCACGTTGGGTTCACCGCTGTTCCACGCGCCGCATGAGGCGTGGCACCGGGTCGGCACGACCGAACTGGGCGACCTGCAGTTCACGGCGCAGGACCCCAACGGCTACCTGATCCGGTTTTCGCAGTCGCTGGGAGAGCGGCCTGTAGAGCTGTAG
- a CDS encoding multidrug efflux SMR transporter encodes MNATLAFVCLAFAALLDIAANVLLKRSDGFRRPWPGIAALGLVLCAFGLLGLSLRAVPLSTAYAVWGGLGIVGAALLGRRLDGVRFSPAAWAGLALILGSVLLLHLGE; translated from the coding sequence ATGAACGCGACCCTCGCCTTCGTGTGCCTGGCCTTTGCCGCCCTGCTCGACATCGCAGCGAACGTGCTGCTCAAGCGCTCCGACGGATTTCGCCGCCCCTGGCCGGGCATAGCGGCGCTGGGCCTGGTGCTGTGCGCCTTCGGACTGCTGGGCCTGAGCCTGCGGGCCGTGCCGCTCAGCACCGCCTACGCGGTCTGGGGTGGCCTGGGCATCGTGGGCGCAGCGCTGCTGGGCCGCAGGCTCGACGGCGTGCGCTTCTCCCCTGCCGCGTGGGCCGGGCTGGCCCTGATTCTGGGGAGCGTCCTGCTGCTGCACCTGGGAGAATGA
- a CDS encoding multidrug efflux SMR transporter: MRAWLALFSAIACEVTGTLALKLFGVHTPWLAAAVTGGTVVLSYLLLSLAFRRIPVAVAFAVWEALGLALVTLLGATLLGEHLRAPQVLALLGLLLGARLLHLGTHTPVSQSTPQPGGAL; the protein is encoded by the coding sequence ATGCGGGCCTGGCTCGCACTATTTTCGGCCATCGCCTGTGAAGTGACAGGCACGCTGGCCCTCAAGCTGTTCGGCGTTCATACGCCCTGGTTGGCTGCCGCCGTCACTGGCGGAACTGTCGTTCTTTCGTACCTGCTGCTGTCGCTGGCGTTCCGTCGCATTCCGGTGGCGGTGGCCTTCGCGGTCTGGGAAGCGCTGGGACTGGCGCTCGTGACGCTGCTGGGTGCCACGCTGCTGGGCGAGCACCTCAGAGCGCCGCAGGTCCTGGCTCTGCTGGGGCTGCTGCTGGGCGCGAGGCTGCTGCACCTCGGCACCCACACGCCCGTATCTCAGAGCACGCCACAGCCGGGCGGCGCCCTATGA
- a CDS encoding amino acid ABC transporter permease encodes MADLLTGFRTILSGDYPALLWAGLKLTLSVSLCALLVSVIFGTVLGVLRVFRVTLLGPLANAYVEVVRGIPLIVLLSVVYYGLPALGLTLAGFPAAVMALGLYSAAYTSEIVRGGLSSVPQGQREAARSLGLSSVQALRYVVLPQAWRVALPALGNEFVSLILGSSLASAVTLQELFAQGKYITSATYRQFEVYAVLALVYFLLTFTMTRLIRLLERRLSRGERLPERRVI; translated from the coding sequence ATGGCCGACCTGCTGACGGGCTTCAGAACGATACTTTCCGGCGACTATCCGGCGCTGCTGTGGGCAGGCCTGAAGCTGACCCTGAGCGTGAGCCTGTGTGCGCTGCTGGTATCGGTGATCTTCGGCACCGTGCTGGGCGTGCTGCGGGTCTTCCGGGTGACGCTGCTGGGGCCGCTCGCCAATGCCTATGTCGAGGTGGTGCGCGGGATTCCGCTGATCGTGCTGCTGAGCGTGGTGTATTACGGGTTGCCCGCGCTGGGCCTCACGCTGGCGGGCTTTCCGGCGGCGGTGATGGCCCTGGGGCTGTACAGCGCGGCCTACACCAGCGAGATCGTGCGTGGCGGCCTGAGCAGCGTGCCGCAGGGTCAGCGCGAGGCCGCCCGCAGCCTGGGTCTGAGCAGCGTGCAGGCGCTGAGATACGTGGTGCTGCCGCAGGCGTGGCGGGTGGCCCTGCCCGCACTGGGCAACGAATTCGTTTCGCTGATTCTGGGCAGCAGCCTCGCCAGCGCCGTCACCCTGCAGGAACTCTTCGCGCAGGGCAAATACATCACCAGCGCCACCTACCGGCAGTTCGAGGTTTACGCGGTGCTCGCTCTGGTCTACTTCCTGCTCACCTTCACCATGACGCGCCTGATCCGGCTGCTGGAACGCCGACTGTCGCGTGGGGAACGCCTGCCGGAACGCCGGGTCATCTGA
- a CDS encoding AzlC family ABC transporter permease, which yields MSAPSSSRSPFLAGFLALTPLYLGIAPFAVAYAVTARAAHLSLLETQFMSLSVFAGASQFAAAGLFGKSAGALAIVFTTFLLNVRHVLYGLSLAQQVPLSGWRRVVAAQFLTDEAYGVSIAAAPHLPGGLNFAFLLGAELSLYAVWNVFTLVGSLAGAVIPDPQAVGADVIFPLAFLGLLVPLLRGRLELLVAVCSGLLAWGVSRLFPGGLTVLIAGVGGALLGAALSTRRAA from the coding sequence GTGTCTGCGCCTTCCTCGTCCCGTTCCCCTTTTCTGGCCGGATTTCTGGCACTCACGCCGCTGTATCTGGGCATTGCTCCGTTCGCGGTGGCCTACGCGGTCACGGCCAGGGCCGCCCATCTGAGCCTGCTGGAAACCCAGTTCATGAGCCTGAGCGTGTTCGCCGGGGCGTCGCAGTTCGCGGCGGCGGGACTGTTCGGCAAGAGCGCGGGAGCACTCGCCATCGTCTTTACCACCTTTCTGCTGAACGTGCGGCACGTGCTGTACGGCCTGAGTCTGGCGCAGCAGGTGCCGCTGAGCGGCTGGCGGCGCGTGGTCGCGGCCCAGTTCCTGACCGATGAAGCCTACGGCGTCAGCATCGCGGCTGCGCCCCACCTGCCGGGCGGTCTGAACTTCGCCTTCCTGCTGGGAGCCGAGCTGAGCCTGTATGCCGTCTGGAACGTCTTTACGCTGGTCGGGTCGCTGGCCGGGGCCGTGATTCCCGATCCGCAGGCGGTGGGAGCCGACGTGATTTTTCCGCTGGCCTTTCTGGGCCTGCTGGTGCCGCTGCTGCGGGGCCGCCTGGAACTGCTGGTGGCGGTGTGTTCGGGCCTGCTGGCCTGGGGCGTCTCGCGCCTGTTTCCGGGCGGCCTGACGGTGCTGATTGCGGGCGTGGGTGGCGCACTGCTCGGCGCGGCGCTGAGCACCCGGCGGGCTGCATGA
- a CDS encoding AzlD domain-containing protein, with amino-acid sequence MTPFLTMLGMWAVTWASRYLGLSLGGLKLPPFWLAFLRFVPISVFAALVVPDLASAPDAVRRALAAVLAGLLMWRTRQLAVGILGGFGGYWVLRWLGIG; translated from the coding sequence ATGACCCCCTTCCTGACCATGCTGGGGATGTGGGCTGTCACCTGGGCGTCGCGCTATCTGGGCCTGAGTCTGGGCGGCCTGAAGCTGCCGCCGTTCTGGCTGGCCTTCCTGCGGTTCGTGCCGATCAGCGTCTTCGCGGCGCTGGTGGTGCCCGATCTCGCCAGTGCCCCCGACGCAGTTCGCCGGGCGCTGGCAGCGGTGCTCGCCGGGCTGCTGATGTGGCGAACGCGCCAGCTCGCGGTGGGCATTCTGGGCGGTTTCGGTGGCTACTGGGTCCTGCGCTGGCTGGGCATCGGGTAA
- the phoU gene encoding phosphate signaling complex protein PhoU: protein MRDALNASQQDLTARFLRMLSISLEQVALIRNAITRQQYAGLSERTHELERELDVLEREVEETCLNAIARYQPLATDLRFYLMVFKSLTDLERAGDYGRHIGRDLEDIAGTLKSGPLHDVLPQTNLLATMIERLAYAFTEGDVEAAREVMRLDYEEVDALYEQMQRASLTRILENPRDLHAALKANRMARSLERLGDHLVNVAERVEAYLLSRPGGQVGRASD from the coding sequence ATGCGAGACGCCCTCAACGCCAGCCAGCAAGACCTGACGGCCCGCTTTCTGCGGATGCTCAGCATTTCGCTGGAGCAGGTCGCGCTCATTCGCAACGCCATCACCCGCCAGCAGTACGCCGGTCTCTCCGAACGCACACATGAACTGGAACGTGAGCTGGACGTACTGGAGCGTGAAGTCGAGGAAACCTGCCTGAACGCCATCGCCCGCTATCAGCCGCTCGCCACCGATCTGCGCTTTTACCTGATGGTCTTCAAGAGCCTGACCGATCTGGAACGGGCCGGAGATTACGGACGGCACATCGGGCGCGACCTGGAGGACATCGCGGGCACGCTCAAGAGTGGGCCACTGCATGACGTTCTGCCACAGACCAACCTGCTCGCCACCATGATCGAGCGGCTGGCCTACGCCTTTACGGAAGGCGACGTAGAGGCCGCCCGCGAGGTGATGCGCCTGGATTACGAGGAAGTAGACGCGCTGTACGAGCAGATGCAGCGGGCCTCGCTGACGCGCATTCTGGAAAATCCACGCGATCTACACGCGGCGCTGAAGGCCAACCGCATGGCCCGCAGCCTGGAACGGCTGGGCGACCATCTGGTGAACGTGGCCGAACGGGTAGAGGCTTATCTGCTGTCGCGGCCCGGCGGTCAGGTCGGGCGGGCTTCCGACTGA